One Vallitalea okinawensis DNA window includes the following coding sequences:
- a CDS encoding (2Fe-2S) ferredoxin domain-containing protein, whose product MAKIKSLDELLKIKESAQSKVDLRVKGENIDDLVQIKVAMATCGIASGAREIMNFLIEEAGKQGLDNVVVTQTGCMGYCYAEPTIEVTLPGKEAVVYGNVTQEVAKDVIEKTIKNGELIDGIIPKTHKTIDE is encoded by the coding sequence ATGGCAAAAATTAAATCTTTAGATGAATTATTAAAAATTAAAGAATCTGCACAATCAAAAGTAGATTTAAGAGTAAAAGGTGAAAACATTGATGATTTAGTTCAAATTAAAGTTGCAATGGCTACTTGTGGTATTGCATCTGGCGCGAGAGAAATCATGAATTTTTTAATCGAGGAAGCAGGAAAACAAGGCTTAGATAACGTAGTTGTAACACAAACAGGTTGTATGGGATACTGCTATGCAGAACCAACAATTGAAGTAACTTTACCTGGTAAAGAAGCTGTAGTTTATGGCAATGTAACTCAAGAAGTTGCAAAAGATGTTATCGAAAAAACAATCAAAAATGGTGAGTTAATCGACGGAATTATCCCTAAAACTCATAAAACTATTGATGAATAA
- a CDS encoding tetratricopeptide repeat protein, protein MNFKKPSSKMIHAIFIFAIFIGLMSLSRPWYEFILAYLAYFILFFLIFLPTSIGNMGYFIQILFHKQELANKYYEKAIKMGTKSNYALTAYGLELLRGNQPKKALPLFQRNLELKSTKPIFIKYTEMNLATCYWKLGDIDKSIEILEDMHEKYEVFNEDFYTTLGFMYFLNDDFDTSLEHTKQALKKNREHGPAYDNMGQIHYQMGDLDKAIKYFKKGLKYKSTMADSKYFLGLIYEEQGDYEQAAEYFKMAHESNINGLNTVTREEVDMKYNAYK, encoded by the coding sequence ATGAATTTTAAAAAACCTAGCAGTAAAATGATACATGCTATATTCATATTTGCTATTTTTATTGGACTAATGAGTTTATCACGACCCTGGTATGAATTTATACTAGCCTATTTAGCTTATTTTATATTATTCTTTCTTATTTTTCTACCAACCTCTATAGGTAATATGGGTTATTTTATACAGATCTTATTTCACAAGCAAGAACTTGCTAATAAATATTATGAAAAAGCCATTAAAATGGGAACAAAAAGTAATTATGCATTAACTGCTTATGGTTTAGAACTTCTTAGAGGTAATCAACCCAAAAAGGCATTACCCCTATTTCAGCGTAACTTAGAACTTAAATCAACTAAGCCTATTTTTATTAAATATACTGAGATGAACTTAGCAACATGTTATTGGAAATTAGGAGACATCGATAAGTCTATCGAAATACTAGAAGACATGCATGAAAAGTATGAAGTTTTTAATGAAGACTTCTATACAACATTAGGATTTATGTATTTTTTAAATGATGATTTTGATACATCCTTGGAACACACCAAGCAAGCTTTGAAAAAGAATCGTGAACACGGTCCTGCCTATGATAATATGGGTCAAATTCACTACCAGATGGGTGATTTAGATAAAGCTATTAAGTACTTTAAAAAGGGTCTAAAGTATAAAAGTACAATGGCTGATAGTAAGTACTTTCTTGGTCTCATTTATGAAGAACAAGGTGACTATGAACAAGCAGCAGAATATTTCAAAATGGCACATGAAAGCAATATTAATGGTTTAAATACTGTTACACGAGAAGAAGTAGATATGAAATACAATGCTTAT
- a CDS encoding NADH-quinone oxidoreductase subunit NuoE family protein, producing MAECTGLSKEMYEELEQYINSMPSTKGELIRVLHKAQDIFGYLPKEVQIFVARKLGLPVSKVFGVVSFYSFFSMTPKGKYSIAVCMGTACYVRGAEKVLDEFKKQIGIETGETSEDGQFSIDALRCVGACGLAPVVMIGEKVYGRVTPDMVSDIIAECE from the coding sequence ATGGCAGAGTGCACAGGGTTGTCAAAAGAAATGTATGAAGAACTTGAGCAGTATATTAACTCTATGCCTAGTACAAAAGGTGAGTTAATTCGTGTTCTTCACAAAGCTCAAGATATCTTTGGTTACTTACCAAAAGAGGTACAAATCTTCGTAGCTAGAAAATTAGGGTTACCAGTGTCAAAAGTATTTGGTGTAGTGTCATTCTACTCATTCTTCTCAATGACTCCAAAAGGTAAATATAGCATTGCTGTATGTATGGGAACAGCTTGTTATGTTCGTGGTGCTGAGAAAGTACTTGATGAGTTCAAAAAACAAATTGGTATCGAAACTGGTGAAACATCAGAAGATGGTCAATTCTCTATTGACGCTTTACGTTGCGTTGGTGCTTGTGGGTTAGCGCCTGTAGTAATGATTGGCGAAAAGGTATACGGTAGAGTAACACCTGACATGGTTTCAGATATTATCGCAGAGTGCGAATAA
- a CDS encoding PHP domain-containing protein, translated as MKCYYDFHIHTALSPCGHVDMSPNNIVNMAKICDLNAIAITDHNSCENVKVVMELANEQDIIVVPAMEIETREEIHMVCFFSEITDVYNVQEIVYSALPNIKNRTNIFGDQLIFDENDSVVGENDRFLSTAANLSIDELFNICDKLGGVAVPAHIDRPSYSILSNLGLIPDQLPVTTVEVSKYVDDFDKYQEEYKSFNMIQSSDAHDLEALIFQHRFIEVEELSVQGIIHYLRSKRDIK; from the coding sequence ATGAAATGTTACTATGATTTTCATATTCATACGGCACTATCACCATGTGGTCATGTGGATATGTCTCCAAATAATATTGTTAATATGGCGAAGATATGTGATCTTAATGCTATAGCAATTACTGACCATAATAGCTGTGAAAACGTTAAAGTTGTTATGGAATTAGCTAATGAACAAGATATCATTGTGGTTCCGGCTATGGAAATAGAGACAAGAGAAGAAATTCATATGGTGTGTTTTTTTTCAGAGATAACTGATGTATACAATGTGCAGGAAATTGTCTATAGCGCATTGCCAAACATTAAAAATAGAACGAATATTTTTGGTGATCAACTGATATTCGATGAAAATGATTCGGTGGTGGGTGAGAACGACAGGTTTTTATCTACTGCTGCTAATCTTTCTATAGATGAGTTATTTAACATATGCGATAAATTGGGTGGGGTTGCGGTTCCAGCCCATATTGATCGTCCAAGTTATAGTATACTTTCAAATTTAGGATTAATACCTGACCAATTGCCTGTAACAACTGTAGAAGTTTCTAAATACGTTGATGATTTTGACAAATATCAAGAAGAGTACAAATCTTTTAATATGATTCAATCTTCGGACGCTCATGATTTAGAGGCTTTGATTTTTCAACATCGTTTCATTGAAGTAGAAGAACTCAGTGTTCAAGGTATTATTCATTATTTGAGAAGTAAAAGAGATATTAAGTAG